One window of Athalia rosae chromosome 2, iyAthRosa1.1, whole genome shotgun sequence genomic DNA carries:
- the LOC105694049 gene encoding 1-acyl-sn-glycerol-3-phosphate acyltransferase alpha-like, with amino-acid sequence MITWLMYLLVTILFMIVLVLSSDSHDVIRFNVRFILYYLVSSIIALGSMPFILLRPKNVKNCRDLSVLLRQITKILGIEWELRGADELSIERGCIIVANHQTTLDILGMFNIWGVMGKCASVAKMEVFYAWPFGLAAWLAGVVFIDRRNSSKAVTTLNATSLLVKHEKTKMWIFPEGTRNKTVLKTGMLPFKKGAFRIAIENQVPILPVVFSPYYFINEKTRYFGRGKVIIHTLKPIFTDGLELKDVDDLIIRTRAVMLDAFEALTKEVLSPLPPDYPGQVL; translated from the exons atgATAACGTGGCTGATGTATCTGTTGGTGACGATTTTGTTCATGATTGTTCTAGTCCTAAGCTCGGACAGTCATGACGTCATCCGTTTTAACGTTAGGTTTATCCTTTACTACTTGGTATCTTCTATAATCGCCCTTGGAAGCATGCCATTCATCCTGCTGAGgccaaaaaatgtgaaaaactgCAG GGATTTGTCGGTGCTCCTAAGACAAATTACGAAGATCTTAGGCATCGAATGGGAACTTCGCGGAGCTGATGAATTAAGCATTGAACGTGGATGTATCATCGTTGCCAATCACCAGACCACACTTGACATTCTTG GAATGTTCAACATCTGGGGAGTGATGGGAAAGTGTGCCAGTGTTGCTAAGATGGAAGTCTTTTACGCCTGGCCCTTTGGTTTGGCAGCTTGGCTGGCCGGTGTTGTATTTATTGACAGACGTAATTCGAGCAAAGCAGTAACTACTCTCAATGCAACTAGTTTACTTGTGAAGCATGAGAAG acCAAAATGTGGATATTTCCAGAAGGAACTCGAAACAAGACTGTTCTAAAGACTGGCATGTTACCGTTCAAAAAGGGCGCTTTCAGGATTGCTATAGAAAATCAAGTGCCAATACTTCCCGTGGTGTTTTCACCGTATTATTTCATAAATGAGAAAACTCGATACTTCGGCAGAG GTAAAGTGATAATACATACTTTGAAACCGATTTTCACGGATGGACTCGAATTGAAGGATGTCGACGACTTGATCATTAGGACACGTGCTGTAATGCTGGACGCTTTCGAAGCCCTGACCAAAGAGGTCCTCTCCCCGTTGCCACCGGATTATCCTGGACAAGTGCTATAA
- the LOC105685027 gene encoding protein obstructor-E-like, with the protein MYRVLKLWAIFLRNTMARLPITSLAICIAIFAVSSFGQRQSFASRPQVQTDFERNQQYQTIQQTPPRGASSYNCPERNGRFPIPSQCDAYIECIDGIAEEKLCPEGLLFNPEARFNYPCGYPIDVSCEGRPNLQPSKPTEDCPHQYGYFKVGDRVNCGQFMNCADGRGYIFDCPEGLAFNAETYRCDWPDQVNDCDAEAFLGFSCPPAGEGIFRQGEIRSYRSPRDCQRYYVCVDNRPRLQNCGEGYAFSETINACDAAENVTGCEPPGILDRRIGQVQLV; encoded by the exons ATGTACAGAGTGTTAAAATTGTGGGCAATATTCCTGAGGAACACCATGGCTCGTTTGCCGATTACGAGTTTAGCGATATGCATCGCTATTTTTGCCGTATCTA GTTTCGGTCAGCGACAATCTTTCGCTTCACGCCCCCAGGTACAAACGGATTTTGAACGTAATCAACAATACCAGACCATACAACAAACCCCTCCACGCGGAGCGTCTTCCTACAATTGCCCGGAGAGAAATGGGAGATTTCCTATCCCATCGCAATGCGACGCGTACATCGAATGCATCGACGGTATCGCCGAGGAGAAACTATGCCCAGAGGGGTTGTTATTTAATCCTGAAGCCCGCTTTAACTACCCCTGTGGTTATCCAATCGACGTGAGCTGCGAAGGTCGACCAAATCTTC AGCCGTCAAAACCTACCGAAGACTGTCCTCATCAGTACGGTTACTTCAAGGTCGGCGACCGTGTCAACTGTGGACAATTTATGAATTGTGCCGACGGTAGAGGTTACATTTTTGACTGTCCAGAAGGTCTTGCCTTCAACGCCGAAACCTACCGTTGCGATTGGCCTGATCAAGTAAACGATTGCGACGCCGAAG CATTCTTGGGATTCTCTTGCCCTCCGGCTGGCGAAGGTATCTTCAGGCAAGGTGAAATCCGCTCTTACAGGAGCCCAAGAGATTGTCAGCGATATTACGTATGCGTTGATAACAGACCACGGCTACAAAACTGCGGCGAAGGATACGCTTTTAGTGAAACAATAAACGCATGCGATGCGGCTGAGAACGTCACCGGATG CGAGCCTCCAGGTATCTTGGACCGAAGAATCGGACAAGTGCAACTAGTTTAA
- the LOC105684460 gene encoding beta-1,4-glucuronyltransferase 1: protein MTMIGIARRNWALRLSVVLNVCVLLYVCVHFGSSGPWIEEQPANWVSPLGEAFKGTELTPNVSLTEGSKVGSTKETRIATTKETVNEKTTKENKSGVGDGGKNGNTNTTQKQEAIGTSSGLMTLEEAIPCNDKSTAPKTAQRGEYWVLYNYIPMSTQVKCWESVTYTTHADYTFLDNLIPLIERWQAPVSIALYAPGTDFQPTIDAIKWLRTCGSPLISQLVTFHVFFSNKHIPKSVPSSEKLASEGWNCSLHAPWTNLTISKMYKSEKKLLYPVNVGRNIAREWAPTHYVLPSDIELYPSPELAPKFLEMIRRRDQQPLYKPNPKVFPLSLFEVSADSQVPTNKTQLIRMLKAGTAIPFHKKVCAGCHNVPRSKEWQEARETEGLHVFHVGKRTGAFVHWEPIFIGTNNDPLYDERLSWEGKSDKMTQGYTLCVLDYDFLILDNAFMVHKPGIKVYKKDAVREMLSGKTNALIKKIIVPELKVLYGTRKGCAV from the exons ATGACTATGATAGGAATTGCGCGGCGCAACTGGGCGTTAAGACTTTCGGTGGTGTTGAACGTGTGCGTGCTGCTTTACGTGTGCGTCCATTTCGGTTCATCCGGGCCTTGGATTGAAGAACAACCGGCGAATTGGGTTTCGCCTTTGGGGGAGGCATTCAAGGGCACGGAATTGACGCCCAACGTTAGCCTGACGGAAGGGTCAAAGGTTGGTTCGACGAAGGAGACGAGAATCGCTACGACAAAGGAAACGGTCAACGAGAAAACTACCAAGGAGAATAAGAGCGGTGTAGGGGATGGCGGGAAAAACGGAAATACGAATACGACGCAGAAACAGGAAGCCATCGGCACTTCGTCGGGATTAATGACCCTCGAGGAGGCAATACCGTGTAACGATAAATCAACGGCGCCAAAAACTGCCCAACGTGGTGAATATTGGGTACTTTATAACTACATTCCAATGTCAACGCAAGTGAAATGCTGGGAAAGTGTTACCTATACGACACACGCCGATTATACATTCCTCGACAATCTAATTCCTTTGATCGAAAGATGGCAAGCTCCAGTTTCGATAGCTTTGTACGCACCCGGAACTGATTTTCAACCGACTATCGACGCCATCAAGTGGTTGAGGACTTGCGGAAGTCCGTTGATATCGCAGCTCGTCACTTTTCACGTATTCTTCAGCAACAAACATATTCCGAAATCG GTTCCTTCTTCGGAGAAATTGGCCTCAGAGGGCTGGAACTGTAGCCTGCATGCGCCATGGACAAACCTTACGATCTCCAAAATGTataagtctgaaaaaaaacttttatatcCTGTGAACGTTGGGCGAAATATTGCTAGGGAATGGGCACCTACGCACTACGTTCTACCGAGTGACATAGAACTGTACCCCAGTCCGGAACTGGCACCCAAGTTCCTTGAAATGATCAGAAGAAGAGATCAGCAACCCCTCTACAAACCCAATCCCAAAGTCTTCCCACTCTCACTCTTTGAAGTCAGTGCTGACAGTCAGGTTCCGACCAACAAAACGCAACTG ATCCGAATGTTGAAGGCAGGAACGGCAATACCGTTCCATAAAAAGGTTTGCGCAGGATGTCACAACGTGCCACGGAGTAAAGAGTGGCAGGAAGCGCGTGAGACGGAAGGACTTCATGTATTTCACGTTGGAAAACGAACCGGTGCCTTTGTTCACTGGGAACCTATTTTTATCGGGACCAACAATGATCCTCTTTACGACGAAAGACTCAGTTGGGAAGGCAAAAGTGATAAAATGACACAA GGGTACACACTCTGCGTTCTGGACTATGATTTTCTAATATTGGACAATGCGTTTATGGTCCATAAGCCGGGAATAAAAGTCTACAAAAAGGATGCAGTGCGAGAGATGCTCAGTGGAAAAACGAACGCACTGATCAAGAAAATAATCGTTCCGGAGCTCAAGGTCCTCTACGGAACACGCAAAGGTTGTGCCGTGTAG